The sequence ATTTCGTAGTTAAAATATTCGCTATGCGCCAAATGAATAGTTTCATGGACAGCAGTGGCTGATCTTGTTGGTATCCATTCTTTTAAGTCTTCATGCAAAGACCCGTCACTATGAAAACTTTCTGTGCCTTCTCCAAGCGCACCCATCGACATTTGGAGGGTCACAGGTTTGCCTTCATATTTTGGCACAGCATATCCCGCTATTCCCCCATCGCCCGTCTCGCTTTTGAGAAGAAAATCATCACTAAAAAGCGTAACACCTATATGTTCATCAACCCCATAACCATTTTCGGGTGTGCAGTGACTTTTGAGATAAAGGAAATCAGCAATAGCTGGTGGAGCATGCTTATATATTGCTCGCACAAAGGTTTCCTGCAGCTCTACGCCAGCCTTATTAAGTGCTGTCGTATCTAATGCAGCAGCATGCTCTTTCGTGATTTCAGTATGGATGACCGGATTGATCACTTTTTCAAAATCGTCATACGTGTAAGAAACCATCTAAAAACCCCTGTTATTATTAAGCAAGATATATTCATGATATCAAATAGATATTAACATTTTGTAAAATCCCACAAATTCCATAATAACTCTGCGAAGGTCTTGTCAGATTAAACCAACATTTTGCCGAAATTCGTGATAATTTTCATTTTATGCTCAAGCAATCTCCCTTCAAATATTATAAAACCAGCCCTGAAATCATAAAACTCACGGTGATGTATTACATTCGTTATCCGTTAAGTTTACGGCAAAGGGGGGCTTGTCAGATTAAACCAACATTTTGCCGAAAGTCGTGATATTTTCCGTTTTATGTATAAGCAATCTCTCTTCAAATATTATAAAACTAGTCCTGAGATCATAAAACTAGCGGTGATGTACTATATCCGTTATCCGTTAAGCTTGCGGCAAGTTGAAGATATTCTTCATGAGCGAGGCATCGATGTCTGCCATGAGACGATTCGCTATTGGTGGAACAAGTTTGGTGCAATCTTTTCTAAAGAGATGAAGAGAAATTCTAATCATCAAACATCAAATTGGCGCTGGCATATTGATGAAGTCTTCGTCAAAATTAAGGGCGAGCTGCATTATCTATGGCGCGCCGTTGATCATGAGGGAACGGTTCTTGATTGTTACGTTACAAAGAGACGAGATAGAAAAGCAGCACTTAAGGTTCTAAAGAAGCTAATGTCTCTGCACGGCAGAGCCAAGGAGATTGTGACTGATAAGCTTCCTTCTTATAAAGCTGCATTGAGAGATATGGGGGCAATGCATTTACAAACAACTGAACAATATCAAAATAATCAGGCTGAGAATTCTCATCTTCATTTCCGGCGGCGAGAGAGAGGAATGAATAAGTTTAGATCGATGGGATCATTACAAAAATTCACATCCATTCACTCTTCTTTCCTCAATCATTTTAACCATCAGCGTCACATCGAAACACGAGATAACTTTAAGGAGTTACGTCAAAGGTCTGTTGATCTCTGGCAGGAAGTTTATGCATAGATTTATAGCACTCATACCCGAGGGGGAGTTGGAAAGAACCGGCGGCGGTATTTTTTAGATAAAATTTTCAAAACTATAAAATTTGTAGTTTAATTTCCTGAAGTGTTAGGCGCTGTTTCTTTAGTTCATGAATATGCTGAATTCGCTCAATCATATCGCGCGCATAAAGCTGGTAACCATGGTCCGTTATTTCCGCAACTTCGAGAAGTCCTTCTTTGGTCCAATGACGGATGGTTGAGTTATTCTCCCCAACGGCTTTGGCAATCTCGCCTATTTTCATTAAGCTGTTATCTTCTTCAGGTTCTGCATCTTCGCCTCTAGCTGCTTTGAGATAAATATCTAAAGATCGATCTACTGCTTTCTTGATAATCTTGATGAAATCATCTTTTGCTCCCCCTAATTGCGCTTTCTCTAGCGATCCAATATATGCCAATCTGTCACGCTTACGAATAATAGCCGAAGGGTAGCCAAGCATCAGTAGAATCATATTCATCAGCAAACGGGCGGTACGACCATTACCATCCACGAATGGATGAATGGTGACTAGACGATAATGTACTTCTGCCGCAAATTCGACAGGGTGTAAGTCAGTAGATGTTTGTATCCATTCGATAAAACCCTGCATCAAATCAGGCACTTTAAGCGGATTGGGTAACACGACTGCTGAACCGGAAATGCGAACCGAGACCGAACGGTAGTGCCCTGCATTTTCATCATCAATTCCTTTTAAGATGATATTGTGAATGGTGAGGATGTCATTTTCATTTAATTCGGAAGGCCTGCGATTGAATTGTTCTCTTACCCAATCTAATGCCTGTGCGTGATTATTGGCCTCTAGATGCTCTGTGAGAGACTTGCCACCTACGGTCAATCCTTTCTCGACCACCAATGCAGTTTCACGGCGAGTGAGTGTATTTCCTTCGATTGCATTACTGGTGTAGGTAAGCTCTACTCTGAACCAATCATCCAGATTACGCACGAGCGCATCCGGCATGGGTCGGAAACGATCCAGTTGTTCTTTTTTGTCTGTCAGTAAATCAATATTCATATGCAAACCATAAACCATAACGTTATGGTTATCAACATATAATTAGAGGCTCAACTTTATGAATATCGAACAAACAACTGGGGGGTGACCATGTGCCCAACGGCTTCTTTAAAATCTTCATATGTATATGCTGAGGTCATATTCTCTTTCCAAAGTGATAGCATAATGCAAAAACATTAATATAGTTTTAAACTAACCTTTCATTCTCTGTACTGACTTCATTTAAGAGCGGCTCTACTTAGTGGGGATTTATTATATGGTAGTTTAGCGAGAAGTTGGGAGGCATTAAGAATGCTACTCAAAGAGTTTTATTAGGAA is a genomic window of Rickettsiales bacterium containing:
- a CDS encoding IS6 family transposase, whose translation is MYKQSLFKYYKTSPEIIKLAVMYYIRYPLSLRQVEDILHERGIDVCHETIRYWWNKFGAIFSKEMKRNSNHQTSNWRWHIDEVFVKIKGELHYLWRAVDHEGTVLDCYVTKRRDRKAALKVLKKLMSLHGRAKEIVTDKLPSYKAALRDMGAMHLQTTEQYQNNQAENSHLHFRRRERGMNKFRSMGSLQKFTSIHSSFLNHFNHQRHIETRDNFKELRQRSVDLWQEVYA
- a CDS encoding Fic family protein, translated to MNIDLLTDKKEQLDRFRPMPDALVRNLDDWFRVELTYTSNAIEGNTLTRRETALVVEKGLTVGGKSLTEHLEANNHAQALDWVREQFNRRPSELNENDILTIHNIILKGIDDENAGHYRSVSVRISGSAVVLPNPLKVPDLMQGFIEWIQTSTDLHPVEFAAEVHYRLVTIHPFVDGNGRTARLLMNMILLMLGYPSAIIRKRDRLAYIGSLEKAQLGGAKDDFIKIIKKAVDRSLDIYLKAARGEDAEPEEDNSLMKIGEIAKAVGENNSTIRHWTKEGLLEVAEITDHGYQLYARDMIERIQHIHELKKQRLTLQEIKLQIL